One window of Cohnella hashimotonis genomic DNA carries:
- a CDS encoding CBO0543 family protein → MKLEHWIETFVWMLSAALLYGFIPADKRREAALSIIFMQFIAWLLGLVVVELHWISYPQRIFTEATRANVTFEFCALPAIGAIFNVRYPAEKPFWHRTVYALAFPTVLAAVEWPIEIYTDLVRYEHWNLAATWISELAVLQACYRFYRWYFGSGDRARLDV, encoded by the coding sequence ATGAAGCTCGAGCACTGGATCGAGACTTTCGTCTGGATGCTGTCTGCCGCGCTGCTATATGGGTTCATCCCGGCCGACAAACGAAGGGAAGCTGCGCTAAGCATCATCTTCATGCAGTTTATTGCTTGGCTTCTAGGCTTGGTTGTCGTCGAACTGCATTGGATCAGCTATCCTCAGCGCATCTTTACCGAAGCGACTCGGGCTAACGTAACTTTCGAATTTTGTGCCCTGCCGGCAATCGGCGCGATTTTTAACGTCCGTTATCCCGCAGAGAAGCCTTTCTGGCACCGCACGGTTTACGCGCTTGCATTTCCGACGGTTTTGGCAGCGGTAGAATGGCCGATCGAGATATACACCGATCTTGTCCGTTACGAGCATTGGAACCTCGCGGCGACCTGGATCAGCGAGCTTGCGGTGCTGCAGGCCTGCTACAGGTTTTACCGATGGTACTTCGGCTCTGGGGACAGGGCGCGGCTGGACGTATGA